From one Enterobacter kobei genomic stretch:
- a CDS encoding nicotinamide mononucleotide deamidase-related protein YfaY produces MLNVEMLSTGDEVLHGQIVDTNAAWLADVFFNQGLPLTRRHTVGDDLDSLVAILRERSEHADVLIVNGGLGPTSDDLSALAAATAAGEGLVLHDAWLAHMERFFSERGRVMAPSNRKQAEIPASAEMVDNPVGTACGFAMQLNRCLMFFTPGVPSEFKVMVEREILPRLRERFTLPSPPLCLRLTTFGRSESDLAQSLEQLPLPDGVVMGYRSSMPIIELKLTGPADAREQMEALWPEVQRVAGESLIFEGTEGLPALLARQLRERQLSLTLSEQFTSGLVALQLSRAGAPLLASEVLPSQADNLEQSARWAAALRDRHLAGLALVVGGMDDEHLNFALATPDGIHALRVQFSTSRHSLTVRQEVCAMMALNMLRRWLLGKDVASDHGWINVVDTLVTAG; encoded by the coding sequence ATGTTAAACGTGGAGATGCTGTCAACCGGCGATGAAGTGTTGCACGGGCAAATCGTGGACACGAACGCCGCGTGGCTGGCTGATGTTTTCTTTAATCAGGGATTACCTTTAACGCGTCGCCACACCGTGGGCGATGATCTCGACAGCCTCGTCGCCATTCTGCGCGAGCGCAGCGAACACGCCGATGTGCTGATTGTGAACGGTGGTCTGGGGCCGACCAGTGACGATCTGAGCGCGCTGGCGGCTGCCACGGCAGCGGGTGAAGGGCTGGTGCTGCATGACGCATGGCTTGCGCACATGGAGCGCTTTTTCTCTGAACGTGGCCGGGTGATGGCACCGAGCAACCGCAAACAGGCGGAGATCCCCGCCAGCGCTGAGATGGTTGATAATCCGGTTGGCACCGCCTGTGGTTTTGCCATGCAGCTTAACCGCTGCCTGATGTTCTTCACGCCGGGCGTGCCGTCTGAATTCAAAGTGATGGTTGAGCGTGAAATTCTGCCGCGCCTGCGCGAGCGTTTTACGCTGCCCTCGCCGCCGCTGTGCCTGCGTCTCACCACCTTTGGCCGTTCCGAAAGCGATCTTGCCCAGAGTCTTGAACAGTTACCCTTGCCGGACGGCGTGGTGATGGGTTATCGCTCCTCGATGCCAATCATTGAACTCAAGCTCACCGGCCCGGCAGACGCGCGCGAGCAGATGGAAGCATTGTGGCCCGAGGTGCAGCGCGTGGCGGGTGAAAGCCTGATTTTTGAAGGGACCGAAGGGTTACCGGCGCTGCTCGCCCGTCAACTGCGTGAGCGACAGCTCAGCCTGACGCTGAGCGAGCAGTTCACCAGCGGGCTGGTGGCGTTGCAGCTTTCCCGCGCCGGGGCACCGTTACTGGCGAGCGAAGTGTTGCCGTCGCAGGCAGATAACCTTGAGCAGTCGGCACGCTGGGCCGCGGCGCTGCGCGATCGTCATCTGGCCGGGCTGGCGTTAGTCGTCGGTGGGATGGACGATGAGCACCTGAATTTCGCGCTGGCGACGCCGGACGGGATCCATGCGCTGCGGGTACAGTTCAGCACCAGTCGCCACAGCCTGACGGTTCGCCAGGAGGTGTGCGCGATGATGGCGCTGAATATGCTGCGCCGTTGGTTGTTGGGTAAAGATGTCGCCAGCGATCACGGCTGGATCAACGTTGTCGATACGTTGGTTACGGCGGGGTAG
- the menE gene encoding o-succinylbenzoate--CoA ligase, which produces MIFHDWPWRHWRDQRPTALAIRPGDETLSWQTLCERVDALASGFAAQGVQCGDGVMLRACNHPLTLLSWLALMQCGARILPVNPQLPDTLLRQLLPSMSLRHALDLVEYGDYAGLSRLEPGVIDGHHAVPWDGQRLVSMTLTSGSTGLPKAAVHTPDAHLASATGVLSLMPFTAQDDWLLSLPLYHVSGQGILWRWLLAGARITVREKMPLQQALQGCTHASLVPTQLWRLLNDNDNTSVALKAVLLGGAAIPVELTELARQRGIRSWCGYGLTEFASTVCAKEADGLPDVGSALPGREVKIVDGEVWLRASSMAAGYWRDGRLVPLANADGWFATRDRGVVQGDRLTIAGRMDNLFFSGGEGIQPEEVERVIAAHPQVRQVFIVPKEDAEFGHRSVAVVDLQDGYPSSALAEWCRDKLARFQQPIRWLALPEHLAQGGIKISRRALQHWVATL; this is translated from the coding sequence GTGATCTTCCACGACTGGCCCTGGCGACACTGGCGCGATCAGCGCCCCACAGCACTGGCGATCCGCCCTGGCGATGAGACGCTGAGCTGGCAGACACTGTGCGAGCGGGTAGATGCGCTGGCGAGCGGCTTTGCCGCGCAGGGTGTGCAGTGCGGCGACGGCGTGATGCTGCGCGCCTGCAATCATCCCCTGACGCTGCTGTCATGGCTGGCGTTAATGCAGTGCGGTGCGCGCATTCTGCCGGTGAATCCACAGCTGCCGGACACGCTGCTCCGGCAGTTGTTGCCGTCAATGTCGCTGCGTCACGCGCTGGATCTGGTGGAGTATGGCGACTATGCGGGGCTTTCGCGTCTTGAACCTGGCGTTATCGACGGCCATCATGCGGTGCCGTGGGACGGGCAGCGGCTGGTCTCAATGACGCTGACTTCCGGCTCTACCGGCCTGCCGAAAGCGGCGGTGCATACCCCTGACGCTCATCTGGCGAGCGCCACGGGCGTGCTGTCGCTGATGCCTTTTACTGCGCAGGACGACTGGCTGCTTTCACTCCCCCTGTACCATGTTTCCGGGCAGGGCATTTTATGGCGCTGGCTGCTGGCCGGGGCGCGCATCACCGTACGTGAGAAAATGCCGTTGCAGCAGGCGTTACAGGGCTGTACGCATGCCTCACTGGTGCCGACGCAGCTCTGGCGATTACTCAACGACAACGACAACACCAGCGTGGCGCTGAAAGCCGTGCTGCTGGGCGGCGCGGCGATCCCGGTGGAACTGACTGAGCTTGCGCGTCAGCGTGGGATCCGCAGCTGGTGCGGCTATGGCTTAACGGAATTTGCCTCAACGGTGTGCGCCAAAGAAGCCGACGGACTGCCGGATGTCGGCAGTGCGCTACCGGGGCGCGAAGTAAAAATCGTTGATGGTGAAGTCTGGCTACGTGCGTCCAGCATGGCGGCGGGCTACTGGCGTGACGGCAGACTGGTGCCGCTGGCAAACGCCGACGGCTGGTTTGCCACCCGCGACCGTGGCGTGGTGCAGGGCGACCGTCTGACCATTGCTGGCCGTATGGATAATCTGTTTTTCAGCGGCGGCGAAGGGATCCAGCCTGAAGAGGTCGAGCGCGTTATTGCGGCACACCCGCAGGTACGGCAGGTTTTTATCGTTCCCAAAGAAGACGCCGAATTTGGTCACCGCTCCGTGGCCGTGGTGGATCTGCAGGACGGCTACCCGTCGTCAGCGCTGGCCGAGTGGTGCCGCGATAAGCTGGCCCGTTTCCAGCAACCGATCCGCTGGCTGGCACTTCCCGAGCACCTGGCCCAGGGCGGCATCAAAATCTCCCGCCGCGCCTTACAACACTGGGTGGCGACGTTGTAA
- the menD gene encoding 2-succinyl-5-enolpyruvyl-6-hydroxy-3-cyclohexene-1-carboxylic-acid synthase gives MSVSSFNRRWADVILEALTRHGVRHVCIAPGSRSTPLTLAAAGNNAFIHHTHFDERGLGHLALGLAKVSGEPVAVIVTSGTAVANLYPALIEAGLTGEKLILLTADRPPELIDCGANQAIRQPGIFASHPSQALSLPRPTQDIPARWLVSTIDNLLGSLHSGAVHINCPFAEPLYGELDATGLDWQRQLGDWWRSDKPWLRENSTLHSARQRDWFFWRQKRGVVIAGRMSAAEGKQTAEWAQMLGWPLIGDVLSQSGQPLPCADLWLGNARAVTELAQAQIVIQLGSSLTGKRLLQWQATCEPEEYWLVDSLPGRLDPAHHRGRRLVSGIGDWLDEHPAEHHAPWCSEIPTLAQQAWQAVKAQRDPFGEAQLAHRLADYLPEQGQLFLGNSLVVRLVDALGQLPAGYPVYSNRGASGIDGLLSTAAGVQRASGKPTLAIVGDLSALYDLNGLALLRQVSAPFVLIVVNNNGGQIFSLLPTPPSERERFYQMPQNVHFEHAAAMFGLHYHRPESWQALDDALAGAWRMPQATVIELVVSETDGAQTLQHLLAEVSQL, from the coding sequence ATGTCAGTAAGTTCATTCAACCGACGCTGGGCCGACGTCATTCTCGAAGCCTTAACCCGCCATGGCGTGCGACACGTTTGCATCGCGCCGGGTTCGCGCTCGACGCCGCTGACGCTGGCCGCAGCAGGAAATAATGCGTTCATTCACCATACCCATTTTGATGAGCGTGGTCTGGGCCATCTGGCGCTTGGTCTGGCGAAAGTCAGCGGTGAGCCAGTGGCGGTGATTGTGACGTCCGGTACCGCGGTGGCAAACCTTTATCCGGCGCTGATTGAAGCGGGGCTTACCGGCGAAAAGCTAATCCTGCTGACGGCGGATCGCCCCCCGGAGCTGATCGATTGCGGTGCTAACCAGGCGATCCGTCAGCCCGGTATCTTTGCCTCCCATCCCTCACAGGCGCTGTCGCTCCCGCGCCCGACGCAGGATATTCCCGCCCGCTGGCTGGTCAGCACGATTGATAATCTGCTCGGCTCCCTGCACAGCGGCGCGGTACACATCAACTGCCCGTTTGCCGAACCGCTGTATGGCGAACTCGACGCCACCGGCCTCGACTGGCAGCGGCAGCTTGGCGACTGGTGGCGCAGCGATAAACCCTGGCTGCGGGAAAACAGCACGCTACACAGCGCACGTCAGCGCGACTGGTTTTTCTGGCGGCAAAAACGCGGCGTGGTGATCGCCGGGCGGATGAGCGCCGCCGAAGGCAAACAGACTGCGGAATGGGCGCAGATGCTCGGCTGGCCGCTGATTGGCGATGTGCTGTCCCAGAGCGGGCAACCGCTGCCCTGTGCCGATCTGTGGCTGGGTAACGCCCGGGCGGTGACGGAGCTGGCGCAGGCGCAGATTGTTATCCAGTTAGGCAGCAGCCTGACTGGAAAACGGCTGCTCCAGTGGCAGGCTACCTGCGAGCCGGAAGAGTACTGGCTGGTGGACAGCCTGCCGGGACGCCTCGATCCGGCGCATCATCGCGGACGGCGACTGGTGTCCGGTATTGGCGACTGGCTGGATGAACACCCGGCGGAACATCATGCCCCCTGGTGCAGTGAAATCCCGACGCTGGCGCAGCAGGCCTGGCAGGCGGTTAAGGCGCAGCGCGACCCCTTCGGTGAGGCGCAGCTGGCACACCGTCTGGCGGACTATCTGCCGGAGCAGGGGCAACTCTTTTTAGGCAACAGCCTGGTCGTGCGTCTGGTGGACGCGCTCGGGCAGCTACCGGCGGGTTATCCGGTGTACAGCAACCGCGGGGCGAGCGGTATCGACGGTTTACTCTCCACCGCTGCGGGGGTGCAGCGCGCCAGCGGCAAACCGACGCTCGCCATCGTCGGCGATCTCTCCGCACTGTACGATCTTAACGGCCTGGCATTGCTGCGCCAGGTGTCCGCGCCCTTCGTGCTGATCGTGGTGAACAACAATGGCGGGCAGATTTTCTCCCTGCTGCCCACGCCGCCGTCCGAGCGCGAACGTTTTTACCAGATGCCGCAAAACGTCCACTTTGAGCATGCCGCCGCGATGTTTGGCCTGCATTACCATCGCCCGGAAAGCTGGCAGGCGCTTGACGACGCGCTGGCAGGGGCATGGCGTATGCCGCAGGCGACGGTTATCGAGCTGGTGGTCAGTGAAACCGATGGCGCGCAGACGCTCCAGCACCTGCTGGCGGAGGTCAGCCAGCTATGA
- a CDS encoding YfaZ family outer membrane protein yields MKKTTLIALTSLLFVSAGANALSISGQAGEDYTNIGVGMGTETSGLALSGNWAHNDDHGDIAGLGLGLNVPLGPFMATVGGKGVYLNPNEGDEGYAAAVGGGLQLPIGESIKLFGEYYYSPDSLSSGVKDFSEANAGARISVLRPLSVEVGYRYIDLSGKDGNSDSKLADGPYVGVSASF; encoded by the coding sequence ATGAAAAAAACGACATTAATTGCCCTGACCAGCCTGCTGTTTGTCTCTGCGGGCGCGAATGCCCTGAGCATCAGCGGTCAGGCCGGTGAGGATTACACCAATATTGGCGTGGGAATGGGCACCGAAACCAGCGGCCTGGCGCTGAGCGGCAACTGGGCGCACAACGACGATCACGGCGATATTGCCGGTCTTGGCCTCGGGCTGAATGTGCCCCTCGGTCCGTTTATGGCCACCGTCGGTGGTAAAGGCGTCTACCTGAATCCGAACGAAGGTGACGAAGGCTACGCCGCCGCGGTGGGTGGTGGTTTACAGCTGCCGATTGGCGAGAGCATCAAGCTGTTCGGTGAATATTATTACTCCCCTGATTCTCTCTCCAGCGGCGTGAAAGACTTCTCCGAAGCCAATGCCGGTGCGCGTATTTCGGTCCTGCGTCCGCTGAGCGTGGAAGTGGGTTACCGCTATATCGATCTGAGCGGCAAAGACGGTAACAGCGACAGCAAATTGGCCGATGGCCCGTATGTTGGCGTGAGCGCCAGCTTCTGA
- the glpC gene encoding anaerobic glycerol-3-phosphate dehydrogenase subunit GlpC, whose amino-acid sequence MTTTQFDSCIKCTVCTTACPVSRVNVDYPGPKQAGPDGERLRLKDGTLYDEALKYCTNCKRCETACPSGVKIGDIIQRARNQFAPRKPSLRNAILSHTDLMGTLSTPVAPLVNAATGLKPVRLLLDKALKIDHRRTLPKYSRGTFRQWYRKQAAAQAEFDDQVAFFHGCFVNYNHPQLGKDLLRVLNAMQIGVQLLEGEKCCGVPLIANGFTEKAKKQANANIASLQRAIGVNGLPVIATSSTCTFTLRDEYPHLLDVDNSALRPHIDLATRWLWRKLEEGRTLPLRPLPLKVVYHTPCHMEKMGWTHYTLELLRTIPELELTVLDPQCCGIAGTYGFKTENYPTSQAIGAPLFRQIEESGADLVISDCETCKWQIEMSTRLRCEHPVTLLARALG is encoded by the coding sequence ATGACCACCACCCAGTTTGACAGCTGTATCAAATGCACCGTCTGCACCACCGCCTGTCCGGTAAGCCGCGTCAATGTCGACTATCCTGGCCCGAAACAGGCCGGGCCGGATGGCGAACGCCTGCGCCTGAAAGACGGTACGCTTTACGACGAGGCGCTGAAGTACTGCACTAACTGCAAACGCTGCGAAACCGCCTGTCCGTCCGGCGTGAAGATCGGCGATATCATCCAGCGCGCCCGCAACCAGTTCGCGCCGCGCAAACCCTCATTGCGCAATGCGATCCTCAGCCATACCGACCTGATGGGTACGCTTTCCACGCCAGTCGCACCGTTGGTGAATGCCGCCACCGGCCTGAAACCGGTGCGGCTGTTGCTGGATAAAGCGCTGAAAATCGATCACCGCCGTACCCTGCCGAAATACTCTCGCGGCACCTTTCGCCAGTGGTATCGCAAGCAGGCGGCCGCGCAGGCTGAATTTGACGACCAGGTGGCCTTTTTCCACGGCTGTTTTGTCAACTACAACCATCCGCAACTGGGGAAAGATCTGCTGCGGGTGCTGAACGCGATGCAGATCGGCGTGCAGCTACTGGAAGGCGAAAAATGCTGCGGCGTGCCGCTGATCGCCAACGGGTTTACTGAGAAAGCGAAAAAACAGGCTAACGCCAATATCGCGTCCTTGCAGCGCGCCATCGGCGTAAACGGCTTGCCGGTGATCGCCACGTCATCCACCTGTACCTTTACCCTGCGCGATGAATATCCGCATCTGCTGGATGTTGACAACAGCGCGCTACGCCCGCATATCGATCTGGCAACGCGCTGGCTGTGGCGCAAACTGGAGGAAGGCCGCACCCTGCCGTTGCGCCCGCTGCCGCTGAAAGTGGTGTATCACACGCCCTGCCATATGGAAAAAATGGGCTGGACGCATTACACCCTTGAGCTGCTGCGCACCATTCCTGAACTGGAACTGACGGTACTGGATCCACAGTGCTGTGGGATTGCCGGCACCTACGGATTTAAAACGGAAAACTATCCGACGTCACAGGCGATTGGTGCCCCGCTGTTCCGGCAGATTGAGGAGAGCGGCGCGGATCTGGTGATCTCGGACTGTGAAACCTGTAAATGGCAGATTGAGATGTCGACCCGTCTGCGCTGCGAGCATCCGGTGACGTTACTGGCGCGGGCGCTGGGGTAA
- the menH gene encoding 2-succinyl-6-hydroxy-2,4-cyclohexadiene-1-carboxylate synthase: MMLHARAETANRGLPWLVFLHGFSGDLCEWQPVGEQFRDYSRLYIDLPGHGGSADLLAADFAGVSALLNSTLLSYNILNYWLIGYSLGGRLGMYHACAQPQGLAGLVVEGAHPGLTDAEARRQRAENDACWAARFRAEPLEAVFRDWYQQPVFASLSADARRALVALRQHNTGAALADMLEATSLSRQPDLRAALRERTFPFYYLCGEHDAKFRAIGDELAAPCLLIAAAGHNAHRENPAAVAESLAHILRLH, from the coding sequence ATGATGTTGCACGCGCGTGCCGAAACCGCCAACCGCGGGCTGCCGTGGCTGGTCTTCCTGCACGGTTTTTCCGGCGACCTCTGCGAATGGCAACCCGTGGGCGAGCAGTTTCGCGACTATTCCCGTCTGTATATTGATTTGCCGGGGCATGGCGGCTCGGCAGATCTTCTGGCGGCGGATTTTGCCGGGGTCAGCGCGCTGCTCAATAGTACGCTTCTTAGTTACAACATACTTAATTACTGGCTTATCGGTTACTCCCTCGGCGGTCGCCTCGGGATGTATCACGCCTGTGCGCAACCGCAGGGTTTGGCAGGGCTGGTCGTCGAAGGGGCGCATCCGGGTTTGACCGATGCCGAAGCCCGTCGGCAGCGCGCGGAAAACGACGCCTGCTGGGCCGCACGTTTTCGCGCTGAGCCTCTTGAGGCGGTATTCCGCGACTGGTATCAGCAGCCGGTATTTGCGTCTCTCAGCGCCGACGCGCGCCGTGCGCTGGTGGCACTGCGTCAGCACAACACGGGGGCTGCGCTTGCTGACATGCTGGAGGCCACCTCGCTGTCACGCCAGCCGGATCTGCGCGCTGCGCTGCGCGAGCGGACATTCCCGTTTTATTACTTATGTGGCGAGCACGACGCAAAATTTCGCGCCATCGGCGATGAACTCGCCGCGCCTTGCCTGTTAATTGCCGCCGCCGGACATAACGCCCACCGGGAAAATCCCGCTGCTGTGGCTGAAAGTCTGGCGCATATTCTGCGTCTTCACTAA
- the menB gene encoding 1,4-dihydroxy-2-naphthoyl-CoA synthase, whose protein sequence is MIYPDETMLYAPVEWLDCSEGYTDIRYHKSTDGIAKITINRPQVRNAFRPLTVKEMMQALADARYDDNVGVIILTGEGDKAFCSGGDQKVRGDYGGYQDDSGVHHLNVLDFQRQIRTCPKPVVAMVAGYSIGGGHVLHMMCDLTIAAENAIFGQTGPKVGSFDGGWGASYMARIVGQKKAREIWFLCRQYDAKAALEMGLVNTVVPVAELEKETVRWCREMLQNSPMALRCLKAALNADCDGQAGLQELAGNATMLFYMTEEGQEGRNAFNEKRQPDFSKYKRNP, encoded by the coding sequence ATGATCTATCCAGATGAAACAATGCTTTACGCCCCGGTTGAATGGCTCGACTGCTCTGAAGGCTACACCGATATTCGCTATCACAAGTCGACCGATGGCATCGCCAAAATCACCATCAACCGTCCGCAGGTGCGTAACGCGTTTCGTCCGCTGACGGTGAAAGAAATGATGCAGGCGCTGGCTGATGCGCGCTACGACGACAACGTCGGCGTGATCATCCTGACCGGCGAAGGCGACAAAGCGTTCTGTTCCGGCGGCGATCAGAAAGTACGCGGCGACTACGGCGGCTATCAGGATGACTCCGGCGTGCACCATCTCAACGTGCTGGATTTCCAGCGCCAGATCCGTACCTGTCCGAAACCGGTAGTGGCGATGGTGGCGGGCTATTCCATCGGCGGCGGCCATGTGCTGCACATGATGTGCGATCTGACCATCGCCGCAGAAAACGCCATCTTTGGCCAGACCGGCCCGAAAGTCGGTTCTTTCGACGGCGGCTGGGGCGCATCCTATATGGCGCGCATCGTCGGGCAGAAAAAAGCGCGTGAGATCTGGTTCCTGTGTCGTCAGTACGACGCTAAAGCCGCGCTGGAGATGGGACTGGTCAACACCGTGGTGCCGGTTGCCGAGCTGGAAAAAGAGACCGTGCGCTGGTGTCGCGAAATGCTGCAAAACAGCCCCATGGCACTGCGCTGCCTGAAAGCGGCGCTGAATGCTGACTGCGACGGTCAGGCGGGGTTACAAGAGCTGGCGGGTAATGCCACCATGCTGTTCTACATGACCGAAGAAGGTCAGGAAGGCCGCAACGCGTTTAATGAAAAACGCCAGCCGGACTTCAGCAAATACAAACGGAATCCGTAA
- the katA gene encoding catalase KatA codes for MSKKGLTTAAGAPVAHNNNVMTAGPRGPMLLQDVWFLEKLAHFDREVIPERRMHAKGSAAYGTFTVTQDISRYTRAKMFSEPGKKTDLFLRFSTVAGERGAADAERDIRGFSIKFYTEEGNWDLVGNNTPVFYLRDPLKFPDLNHVVKRDPRTNLRNPTYKWDFFSHLPESLHQLTIDFSDRGLPRSYRNMHGFGSHTFSFINHNNERFWVKFHLKTLQGIDNLMDDEAKRLVAEDRESSQRDLFNAIETGDFPRWTFYVQIMPEAEASQVPYNPFDLTKVWPHGDYPLIEVGVLELNRNPDNYFAEVEQVAMSPANVVPGIGFSPDRMLQGRLFSYGDAHRYRLGVNHHQIPVNQPRCPFHNYHRDGAMRVDGNSGNGPTYEPNSFGVFQEQPDFSEPPLSVEGAADHWNHREDTDYFSQPRKLFALIGEEERQRMFARIADDMKDVPEFIQQRQIGLFSEVDPAYGAGVAAALSAINAAR; via the coding sequence ATGAGTAAAAAAGGATTAACTACCGCTGCCGGCGCACCGGTCGCCCATAATAACAACGTGATGACCGCCGGACCGCGCGGCCCGATGCTGTTGCAGGATGTATGGTTTCTGGAAAAGCTGGCGCATTTTGACCGCGAAGTGATCCCGGAACGCCGCATGCATGCCAAAGGCTCAGCCGCTTACGGGACGTTTACCGTCACCCAGGATATTTCCCGCTACACCCGGGCAAAAATGTTTTCTGAACCGGGTAAAAAAACCGATCTTTTCCTGCGCTTCTCCACCGTTGCCGGTGAGCGCGGTGCCGCCGATGCCGAACGTGATATTCGCGGTTTCTCCATCAAGTTTTATACCGAAGAAGGCAACTGGGATCTAGTGGGAAACAACACGCCCGTGTTTTACCTGCGCGATCCGCTGAAATTCCCGGATCTTAACCACGTGGTGAAACGCGATCCGCGTACCAACCTGCGCAACCCGACCTATAAATGGGATTTCTTCTCCCATTTGCCGGAATCGCTGCATCAGTTAACCATTGATTTCAGCGATCGCGGCCTGCCCCGCTCGTACCGCAATATGCACGGTTTCGGCAGCCACACCTTCAGCTTTATTAATCACAATAACGAACGCTTCTGGGTGAAATTCCATCTTAAAACCTTACAGGGTATTGATAACCTGATGGACGATGAAGCGAAACGTCTGGTGGCGGAAGATCGTGAAAGTTCGCAGCGCGACCTGTTCAACGCCATCGAAACCGGGGATTTCCCGCGCTGGACGTTTTATGTGCAGATCATGCCGGAAGCCGAAGCGTCACAGGTGCCGTATAACCCGTTCGATCTGACGAAAGTGTGGCCGCACGGCGATTATCCGCTGATCGAAGTGGGCGTGCTGGAGCTGAACCGCAATCCGGATAACTACTTTGCGGAAGTTGAGCAGGTGGCGATGTCCCCGGCGAACGTGGTGCCTGGCATTGGTTTCTCCCCGGATCGTATGTTGCAGGGCCGTCTTTTCTCCTACGGCGACGCGCACCGTTATCGTCTGGGAGTCAACCATCACCAGATCCCGGTGAATCAGCCGCGCTGCCCGTTCCATAATTATCACCGCGATGGCGCGATGCGCGTGGACGGCAACAGCGGCAACGGCCCGACCTACGAGCCAAACAGCTTTGGTGTGTTTCAGGAGCAGCCGGACTTCAGCGAACCGCCGCTGTCGGTGGAAGGTGCAGCCGATCACTGGAATCACCGGGAAGATACGGACTATTTCAGCCAGCCCCGCAAACTGTTCGCCCTGATCGGTGAAGAAGAACGCCAGCGCATGTTCGCCCGTATCGCGGATGATATGAAAGATGTGCCTGAGTTTATCCAGCAGCGTCAGATTGGTTTATTCAGCGAAGTGGATCCGGCGTATGGTGCCGGTGTCGCCGCCGCGCTGAGCGCCATAAACGCCGCCCGTTAA
- the menC gene encoding o-succinylbenzoate synthase, whose product MRQAQVYRWQLPMDAGVVLREQRLKTRDGLLVQLCDGEREGWGDIAPLPGFSRESLADAERATLDWVNHWLAGDDPAWPSVPSAAFGLSCALAELNDVLPTTGNYRAAPLCTGDPDELIVALAALPGEKVAKVKVGLYEAVRDGMVVNLLLEAIPELRLRLDANRAWTPLKARQFAKYVNPAHRHRIAFLEEPCKTRDDSRAFTRETGIAIAWDESLRDDDFTFVAEEGVRAVVIKPTLTGSLEKVREQVDAAHALGLTAVISSSLESSLGLTQLARIAGWLTPDTTPGLDTLNLMQAQLLRRWPGSTLPCLQVDALEALL is encoded by the coding sequence ATGCGTCAGGCGCAGGTTTACCGCTGGCAGCTGCCGATGGATGCGGGCGTCGTGCTGCGTGAACAGCGTCTGAAAACCCGCGACGGGCTGCTGGTGCAACTGTGTGACGGCGAGCGGGAAGGGTGGGGCGACATCGCCCCCTTGCCGGGTTTTAGTCGTGAATCGCTGGCAGACGCAGAGCGCGCCACCCTTGACTGGGTAAACCACTGGCTGGCGGGCGATGACCCCGCCTGGCCGTCAGTGCCTTCCGCCGCCTTTGGGCTGAGCTGCGCGCTGGCGGAGCTAAACGATGTCTTACCCACGACGGGTAACTACCGTGCCGCGCCCCTGTGTACCGGCGATCCTGACGAACTGATCGTCGCCCTTGCTGCCCTGCCGGGCGAAAAAGTGGCGAAGGTCAAAGTCGGCCTGTATGAAGCGGTACGTGATGGTATGGTGGTGAATCTGCTGCTGGAAGCGATCCCGGAACTGCGGCTGCGCCTTGACGCCAACCGCGCCTGGACGCCGCTTAAAGCCCGGCAGTTCGCCAAATACGTCAACCCGGCGCATCGCCACCGTATCGCTTTTCTCGAAGAGCCCTGCAAAACCCGCGATGACTCCCGCGCCTTTACCCGCGAAACCGGTATCGCCATTGCCTGGGACGAAAGCCTGCGCGACGACGATTTTACCTTTGTGGCAGAAGAGGGTGTGCGCGCGGTGGTGATCAAGCCCACGCTGACCGGCAGCCTTGAAAAAGTGCGCGAGCAGGTTGACGCGGCCCACGCCCTCGGTCTGACGGCGGTGATCAGCTCCTCTCTTGAATCCAGTCTCGGCCTGACGCAGCTGGCGCGCATCGCAGGCTGGCTGACGCCGGACACCACGCCAGGTCTGGATACGCTCAACCTGATGCAGGCGCAATTACTGCGCCGCTGGCCGGGCAGTACGCTGCCCTGTCTGCAAGTGGACGCCCTGGAGGCGCTGCTGTGA